A single region of the Armatimonadota bacterium genome encodes:
- a CDS encoding polysaccharide deacetylase → MRAFVKSLIASYVYRRRTTLLQAFRGILILMYHEVVAKRDERFRLFPVLCTTPETFRQQMEWLQKHFEIISIYEAEQRLRQGAAADSRAVVITSDDGWTGFYKEAVSLGIAATVYVATCALNGRLPWYVRWRLLLKHDPYLLKPLAHELGDFEPFPDADTAIDRLKKLDIARIERLWESIARESGFREESLPADWFVNREQVRQAASSAITIGSHTVNHPLLTHERTEVALDESRESKKMLESLLGQPVKHFAYPNGDHDDRVAALVAEAGYATAVTTQPGWNLPGEHLYRLKRVDVHEAACVDHRGRFSEAMFALWITGEWTRVKSKLRFL, encoded by the coding sequence GTGCGTGCATTTGTCAAGTCGTTGATAGCATCGTATGTGTATCGTCGGCGTACAACGCTCCTGCAGGCGTTTCGTGGGATTCTTATCCTCATGTACCACGAAGTGGTTGCGAAGAGAGACGAACGCTTTCGCCTGTTTCCGGTGCTGTGCACCACGCCCGAAACCTTCCGCCAACAGATGGAGTGGCTGCAGAAGCATTTTGAAATCATCAGTATATACGAGGCAGAGCAAAGGTTGCGCCAGGGTGCCGCAGCCGACAGCCGAGCGGTGGTCATCACCAGCGACGATGGGTGGACGGGCTTTTATAAAGAGGCGGTGTCTTTGGGGATCGCAGCGACCGTGTATGTCGCTACCTGTGCGCTAAATGGACGACTACCCTGGTACGTTCGATGGCGATTGCTGCTGAAGCATGACCCGTATCTGTTGAAACCTCTGGCACATGAACTGGGAGATTTTGAGCCGTTCCCCGATGCAGATACCGCCATTGACAGGTTGAAGAAGCTGGATATCGCCCGCATCGAAAGGCTGTGGGAGAGTATAGCGAGGGAGTCTGGCTTTCGTGAGGAAAGTTTGCCGGCGGACTGGTTTGTGAACCGAGAGCAAGTACGGCAAGCAGCGTCCAGCGCAATCACGATTGGATCGCATACGGTGAACCATCCGCTACTCACCCACGAGCGTACAGAAGTCGCGCTGGACGAGTCGAGGGAAAGCAAAAAGATGCTGGAGAGCCTGCTCGGACAGCCGGTGAAGCACTTTGCCTACCCAAACGGCGACCACGACGACAGGGTAGCCGCGCTGGTAGCGGAAGCGGGATATGCTACCGCAGTCACCACTCAGCCGGGCTGGAACCTTCCGGGCGAGCACCTTTATCGATTGAAGCGGGTGGACGTGCATGAAGCGGCGTGTGTGGACCATCGTGGGCGTTTCAGTGAGGCGATGTTCGCGCTGTGGATTACCGGCGAATGGACGCGGGTGAAGAGCAAGTTGAGGTTTCTCTGA
- a CDS encoding epimerase translates to MRILVTGGAGFIGSHIVEKLVGLGHEVIVLDDLSTGREENIAHLRDSVTFIKGSITARALLSRLMEGVQVVFHQAALGSVPRSVEDPATTHEVNITGTFNVLLAARDAGVKRVVYAASSSAYGDTPTLPKVETMLPNPLSPYAVSKLVGEYYCQVFTRVYGLETVSLRYFNVFGPRQNPHSQYAAVIPKFITAALKGEPLSVFGDGEQSRDFTYIDNVVQANLLAMESPHAVGKVYNVACGGRYTLNELIRQLETIFGRKLEVQYLPPRAGDVKHSEASIAEAQRDLGYRVLVSFEEGLRRTVGWYMDNGE, encoded by the coding sequence TTGCGTATTCTAGTCACCGGCGGGGCGGGCTTCATCGGCTCGCACATCGTGGAAAAACTGGTAGGTCTGGGGCACGAGGTCATCGTGCTGGATGACCTCTCCACCGGGCGCGAGGAGAACATCGCGCATCTTCGGGACAGCGTCACTTTCATCAAGGGTTCTATTACTGCTCGCGCGCTGTTGAGCCGGTTGATGGAGGGAGTGCAGGTGGTGTTCCATCAAGCCGCGCTGGGATCGGTGCCGCGCTCGGTGGAGGACCCCGCCACCACGCATGAGGTGAACATCACAGGCACTTTCAACGTGTTGCTGGCAGCGCGGGACGCTGGCGTGAAGCGAGTGGTTTATGCAGCTTCCTCTTCCGCATATGGCGACACGCCCACCCTGCCCAAAGTGGAGACGATGTTGCCTAACCCGCTGTCGCCCTACGCGGTAAGCAAGCTGGTGGGCGAATACTACTGCCAGGTGTTCACGCGCGTGTATGGGTTAGAGACAGTAAGCCTGCGCTACTTCAATGTGTTCGGACCGCGCCAGAACCCGCATTCGCAGTACGCCGCGGTGATACCGAAGTTCATCACCGCAGCGCTGAAGGGCGAGCCGTTGAGCGTGTTCGGTGATGGGGAGCAATCGCGGGACTTCACCTACATCGACAACGTGGTGCAGGCGAACCTGCTGGCGATGGAGTCGCCCCATGCGGTGGGCAAGGTGTATAACGTGGCGTGTGGCGGTCGCTACACGCTGAACGAGCTCATCCGCCAGCTGGAGACGATCTTTGGGCGCAAGCTGGAGGTACAGTATCTGCCTCCGCGCGCGGGCGACGTGAAGCACTCGGAGGCGTCTATCGCCGAGGCACAGAGGGACCTGGGATACCGGGTATTGGTGTCGTTTGAAGAGGGATTGAGGCGCACGGTGGGGTGGTACATGGATAACGGAGAGTAA